One window of the Candidatus Chryseobacterium colombiense genome contains the following:
- a CDS encoding AraC family transcriptional regulator: protein MDFQIKYITPDIKLSTYDDKLFKTETVFEFHMLVWFISGETKIIQADKSYIFKTGDIFLIPRNHLATIINYPKDGLPHKTVVMHLTKERLKSFYSNIEIKEKNIPGEVKIHSFEKHPLLESCLASLIPYFDIQESFPDNIAALKITEAISILRATDKNIDSVLADFEEPGKVDLVSFMEKNYMFNMSLERFGYLTGRSLSTFNRDFRKIFQTTPQRWLTQKRLQLAYYHLTQKSKKPSDIFLEVGFEDLSHFSYAFKKQYGFAPSLMR from the coding sequence ATGGATTTTCAGATTAAATATATCACACCGGATATTAAACTTTCCACGTATGACGACAAGCTTTTCAAAACGGAAACCGTTTTTGAATTCCACATGTTAGTTTGGTTTATTTCCGGGGAAACAAAAATTATTCAGGCAGATAAATCTTATATTTTTAAAACCGGAGATATTTTTCTGATCCCCAGAAATCATTTGGCAACAATTATTAATTATCCTAAAGACGGGCTTCCGCACAAAACTGTTGTCATGCATCTCACTAAAGAACGTTTGAAAAGTTTTTACTCTAACATTGAAATTAAGGAGAAAAACATTCCGGGAGAGGTAAAAATTCACAGTTTTGAAAAACATCCTCTGTTAGAAAGTTGTTTGGCATCCTTAATTCCCTATTTTGATATACAGGAATCTTTTCCCGATAATATTGCTGCTTTAAAAATCACTGAAGCCATAAGTATTTTAAGAGCGACTGACAAAAATATTGATTCTGTTCTTGCCGATTTTGAAGAACCCGGAAAAGTTGATCTGGTGAGCTTTATGGAGAAAAACTATATGTTTAATATGTCTTTGGAACGATTCGGATATTTAACAGGGCGGAGTTTATCTACATTTAATCGGGATTTCAGGAAAATTTTTCAGACAACACCTCAGCGTTGGCTTACCCAAAAACGACTGCAACTGGCCTATTATCATTTAACTCAAAAAAGTAAAAAGCCTTCAGATATTTTCTTGGAAGTTGGCTTTGAAGATCTTTCACATTTTTCTTATGCTTTTAAGAAACAGTATGGGTTTGCGCCGTCCTTGATGAGATAA
- a CDS encoding SDR family NAD(P)-dependent oxidoreductase, with amino-acid sequence MRLNNLQQPINSTFNEQSTTQDVIKGIDLTGKTAIITGGYAGIGLETTKTLTEAGATVIVPARDIEKAKKNLEGVKNIEIEKLDLMDPDSIDNFAERFLSSERKLDLLINNAGIMWVPLRRDCRGIESQLATNYLGQFHLTAKLFPALKKADAARVISVSSYGHQMSPFDFEDPNFKNREYQTLLGYGQSKTACNLFAVILDEKAKKFNIRAYSLHPGSVYGTDLGREEPIDLFIQMGTHNENGKIKPEVEAKLKTIPQGAATTVWCATSPLLENIGGVYCENCDIAEIDNGQIEHRYDEPSTIRGVQSYSIDYENAEKLWKLSEEMINIKFDIE; translated from the coding sequence ATGAGACTTAATAATTTACAACAGCCAATCAATTCAACATTCAATGAACAATCTACAACACAAGATGTTATTAAAGGAATTGATCTTACAGGAAAAACAGCAATTATAACAGGCGGTTATGCGGGAATCGGTCTGGAAACGACAAAGACCCTGACAGAAGCAGGAGCAACAGTGATCGTTCCGGCGAGAGATATCGAAAAGGCCAAGAAAAACCTTGAAGGTGTCAAGAATATTGAAATTGAAAAGCTGGATTTAATGGATCCTGATTCGATAGATAATTTTGCAGAAAGGTTCCTTTCTTCGGAGAGAAAATTAGATCTCCTGATCAACAATGCAGGGATTATGTGGGTTCCGTTGCGAAGAGACTGCCGGGGAATCGAATCACAATTGGCGACAAATTATTTAGGGCAATTTCATCTTACTGCAAAATTATTTCCAGCTCTTAAAAAAGCAGATGCTGCAAGAGTAATCAGTGTTTCTTCATATGGACACCAAATGTCTCCTTTTGATTTTGAAGACCCGAATTTTAAAAACAGGGAATATCAAACTTTATTGGGGTACGGACAATCGAAAACAGCCTGTAATTTGTTTGCTGTTATCTTAGACGAAAAAGCAAAAAAATTCAATATCAGAGCATACTCTTTGCATCCCGGCTCTGTTTATGGGACCGATTTGGGAAGAGAAGAACCGATTGATTTGTTTATCCAGATGGGAACTCACAACGAAAATGGAAAAATTAAACCTGAAGTAGAAGCCAAATTGAAAACCATTCCTCAAGGTGCCGCTACAACGGTTTGGTGTGCAACCAGTCCGCTTCTTGAAAATATTGGCGGAGTCTATTGTGAAAACTGTGATATTGCAGAAATCGACAATGGACAAATTGAGCACCGATATGATGAACCATCCACAATCAGAGGAGTTCAGTCCTATTCTATTGATTATGAAAATGCAGAAAAGCTTTGGAAACTGAGCGAAGAAATGATCAACATTAAATTTGACATTGAATAA
- a CDS encoding glycosyltransferase: MNPTISIVVAIFNRKDELFELLNSLTFQTDKTFEIIIVDDGSFIDLKPTIENFNGILDIKYFRKDNSGPGLTRNYGARRAANDWLVFVDSDVIVEKDYIENIKKDILEIPCDAFGGADKAHKGFNLMQKAISYSMTSVFTTGGIRGNKKAVSKFQPRSFNMGVKKEVFEKVGGFSEMRIGEDPDLSMTLWENGFTTAFFDDIAVYHKRRVDFGKFSKQVYQFGCARPILNQRHPDYVKISFAFPSLFLLGYFLGFVEYFVLGRGFILSLFGLYTFMVLLHALIVTKNIAIAAMAVVSTYIQMFSYGYGFLKSWILLNVLKMKPEEAFPKHFHKM; the protein is encoded by the coding sequence TTGAACCCTACTATTTCCATTGTTGTCGCGATATTTAACCGGAAAGACGAACTTTTCGAGCTTCTCAATTCACTGACTTTTCAAACCGATAAAACTTTTGAAATCATTATTGTGGATGATGGTTCTTTCATAGATCTGAAACCTACTATTGAAAATTTTAATGGAATTTTAGATATTAAGTATTTCAGAAAAGATAACTCTGGTCCTGGTCTGACAAGGAATTATGGTGCTAGAAGAGCGGCGAATGACTGGCTGGTTTTTGTAGACAGTGATGTGATTGTGGAAAAAGATTACATTGAAAATATCAAAAAAGATATTCTTGAAATTCCATGTGATGCTTTCGGTGGGGCAGATAAGGCGCATAAAGGCTTTAATCTGATGCAGAAAGCGATTTCTTATTCTATGACATCGGTTTTTACTACTGGAGGAATCAGAGGGAATAAAAAAGCGGTTTCCAAGTTTCAGCCCAGAAGTTTTAATATGGGGGTGAAAAAAGAAGTATTTGAAAAAGTAGGAGGGTTTTCCGAAATGAGAATCGGTGAAGATCCTGATCTTTCTATGACGCTCTGGGAAAATGGTTTTACAACAGCATTTTTTGATGATATCGCGGTCTATCATAAAAGACGTGTAGATTTTGGTAAATTCTCAAAACAAGTCTATCAGTTTGGGTGTGCAAGACCTATTTTGAATCAGAGACACCCTGATTATGTAAAGATTTCTTTTGCATTTCCCAGTTTATTCCTTTTAGGATATTTTTTAGGCTTTGTCGAATATTTTGTACTGGGAAGAGGTTTTATACTTTCTCTGTTTGGATTATATACTTTTATGGTATTGCTTCATGCGCTCATCGTTACCAAAAATATTGCGATCGCAGCAATGGCTGTAGTTTCTACTTATATTCAAATGTTTTCTTACGGTTACGGATTTTTGAAATCATGGATTTTACTGAATGTTTTAAAAATGAAACCTGAAGAAGCATTTCCAAAACATTTTCATAAGATGTAA